A stretch of DNA from Flavobacteriaceae bacterium MAR_2009_75:
CTGTTGTTTTTTGAAATGGGTCAACGTTCAAGTAGCCCATTTCATCAAGCTCACAACCAAGGGTTGTGGCGACATCACAATGTTGCTCAAAGGGTATACCGGCATATAGGGCATCAAGTTCGATGGAACTACCATCTTTAAAAATCACTTGTTCTATATGGCCATCTTTATGTTGGATCTTATCGACCGGTGTCTCGATAATTTGTATGCTATTATGTGCAAGAGCTTCCATTTGTTCGACACTGTAATCATTTTTTCCCGAAGTGAGCAGGGTAAGGTGGTCCGTTAGGTTATGAACTAACGATGCCAAGTGATAACCATGCTCACTAGAAGCCATAATAGCAGTTTTTTTATGCTTGAATTCATAGCCGTGGCAATAGGGACAATAAATGACCGAAATTCCCCAGCATTCAGCGAAGCCCTTGATATTCGGCATCAGGTCCTTGACTCCCGTTGCAAAAATCAACTTTTTAGCTTGGTACTCTTTTCCTAATGAGGTGGTAATAAGAAAATTATTTTCTACGTTGTGACCGCTTACGACCCGATCTTCGGTAAATTGTATGCTATCGTACTGCAAGACCTGTGCTTTGGCCTTTTCGGCTATTTCTGCAGGTGGCATTCCATCTTGGGTGATAAA
This window harbors:
- a CDS encoding thioredoxin reductase produces the protein MTTQYCFDVIIVGGSYSGLSAAMALGRSLRKVLIIDSGQPCNRQTPYSHNFITQDGMPPAEIAEKAKAQVLQYDSIQFTEDRVVSGHNVENNFLITTSLGKEYQAKKLIFATGVKDLMPNIKGFAECWGISVIYCPYCHGYEFKHKKTAIMASSEHGYHLASLVHNLTDHLTLLTSGKNDYSVEQMEALAHNSIQIIETPVDKIQHKDGHIEQVIFKDGSSIELDALYAGIPFEQHCDVATTLGCELDEMGYLNVDPFQKTTVNGIYACGDSTTRLRAVATAVNSGLVAGAMVNKELAEEQFLISVI